A segment of the Verrucomicrobiota bacterium genome:
AAGAGCCCGGACCGGATGCAGCGAACGTAATTGGTCCAGTAAAGGTCCCAGATCTCGTCGACCGGCACCTGGTCAAATTTGTAGACGAGCTCCGGGTTATCAACGTCCCAACCGGGGCTGAGGTAATGCACACTGCCGATCAGGTAATCCCACGGATACAACTGGCTGAGCTGCTCGATCCAGCCTTCGTATCCCGGGATATAATCGCACTCGAGGCCAAGCCGCACCGGAAACCCGGTCTCTCGCGCTTCCCCGATCAATTCAACGTACCGGGGCAGATCATCTTTGGACATCCGCCAGTTGTCGTATTGCACCGGCATCGGGTTGTGGTCGGCGAACCCGATTTCCTGCAGGCCGCGTTGCCGCGCCTGCGCGACGTATTCGCGCGGGTGCCCGGCGGCATGATGGCACAGGGGCGTGTGGAGGTGGTAATCGGTGCTCACAATCGGCAGGTGGTCGACGCTTCTTCAAGGCCCGCCGGGCCGGGTCCGGCCGGCCCACCCGTGCGCGAGCAGAGGGATCCATCGTACCGGAAAAACACAAACGCAAAACCGCCCGGGGCGGTTTTGCGTTGCGTCAAATGCGATTTCGGATCGTGCCTGGTTTCTGACCGGCCAAATGCACCTCCCGGGATACACCCGTCTAAAACCGGACGTAACCAAGAGCAAACAGGATCAGGATAATCACCAGAAGCAGGCCCAAACCGCCGCTCGGATAATACCCCCATCCGGAGCTGTAGGGCCACGTTGGTAAAGCGCCGATCACTAACAGCACCAGGATAATCAGAAGAATGGTACCCATGATCTTTCTCAGTATGTAAGGTTAAAAAATCGCGAGCCTGGGT
Coding sequences within it:
- a CDS encoding histidinol-phosphatase HisJ family protein, which codes for MSTDYHLHTPLCHHAAGHPREYVAQARQRGLQEIGFADHNPMPVQYDNWRMSKDDLPRYVELIGEARETGFPVRLGLECDYIPGYEGWIEQLSQLYPWDYLIGSVHYLSPGWDVDNPELVYKFDQVPVDEIWDLYWTNYVRCIRSGLFDFVAHPDLPKKFGHRPETDPRPAYERVIQALVDHDMAFELNTAGWRKAAGEQYPAFDFLKMAASAGVPVLVNSDAHAPEEVGAGFDQAYRLLREAGYRERIKFQGRRRFPVPLYE
- a CDS encoding DUF3309 domain-containing protein, producing MGTILLIILVLLVIGALPTWPYSSGWGYYPSGGLGLLLVIILILFALGYVRF